The sequence TTCTTCGGCGCATTTGACGGCCGCCCGGAACTCTTCGAGACTGGAGATCATCGGGAACATGATTTTGAGCTGGCCATGGACTGAAGCCCGGTAAAGGGCCCGTAATTGGGTGGTGAACAACGCCTTGTTCTTCAGGCAGAAGCGGATTCCCCGGCAACCCAGGAAGGGGTTCATCTCCGGTTCCAGGTTGAGGGCAGGCATGTTTTTATCGCCGCCGATGTCGATTGTCCGAATGACGACCGGTTTGCCTTCCATTTTGGCCAATACTTCTTTATAAGCCTGGAATTGTTCTTCCTCGGTGGGCAGCGTTTCCCGGTTTAGAAATAAATACTCCGTCCGGTAGAGACCGATACCGTCGGCCCCGTACTCCAGGGCTTTGGGCAGTTCCCAAGGCCCGCCGATGTTGGCTAAAAGTTTGATGGTTTGGCCGTTTTTAGTGCGCGCGGCAAGCCCCTTCAGGCTGAACAGCTCTTTCTTCTGACGGAGGAATGCTTCCTGTCTTTGCCGGTACCCTTCAACGGTGTCGGGATCCGGGTTGACCAAAACCAAACCTTGTTCCCCGTCGATGATAATGAGATCACCGCTTTGCACGGAAGGAGTGATCTTTTTCACCCCGACCACGGCGGGCAGTTCCAGGGAGCGGGCGATGATGGCCGTATGGGAAGTGGGCCCCCCTACTTCCGTGACGAACCCTTGGACTTTATCCAGGGGCAGGAGGGCGGTATCGGAAGGGGTAAGTTCGTCGGTGACGATGATACAATCCTCTTTGATTTGGGGTATTTGCGGTCCGTTCACCGCGAGAAACTGTAAAATGTGATTGGCCACGTCTCTAAGGTCGGTTGCTCTTTCGCGAAAATATGCATTGTTGGACTTGGCCAGGATATCGAGGTAAAAATTCACCGTGGTCTCCAGGGCGAATTCGGCATTTACTTTTTCTTGGGTGATCTGGTTTTCAACCCGGGAGATTAACTCCGGGTCTTCCAGGAACAGACGGTGGGCTTTAAAGATTTGCGCGCTTTCCGTTTGCTCTTGCGCCCGGGCCGCTTCGATGAAACCGTCGATCCGCGTTTTCGTTGCGGCTAAAGCCTGGTGAAAACGCTCCTTCTCCGCGGCGACATCTTGGATGGTCCTTTTTTCCAATTGAAACTGTTTTTTCGGGAGCACCAGTGCCGGACAAATCGCGATACCAGAAGAAGCAGGAATACCTTTGTACATTGCTTAATCACCTTCTTTATCAAGTGTAGAGTAAATAAAATAATAAAAGGCATTAACCCAGATTAGGTTAATGCCTGGCGATCCCAGTAACACACCCGTTCAGAACTCTTTTGTCTTTATTTTACCTGAGAACGGGGAGATTTGCAACAATAATTTAAAGAAAGCGAAGCGGTTGGCAGTTTTTTTTATCGACCATGGGCTTTGCTTTTTCCATTGTTATGTTATAATGTTGTTAAATAGAACCCGGTTAAATTAGGGTTTTGTCGTTGGCTAGGGCAGGAGGTGCGGTTATGCCGGCCGAATACGCGGTGATTAAACCTTTCAACAATAATGTGGTTTTGGCTAAGCACCAAGGCACCGAAAAGATTCTGATCAAGAAAGGCATCGGTTTCAGCGCCAAACCCGGCGACCGGATTCCGGCCGATACCGATTTTGAACGGGTTTTTGTGATCGAGAATCCCGAGACCAGTCAACGGTTCAAACAGATCGTGGCCGAGAACGACGCGCGGCTGGTGGGGGTCTGTGAGGAGATCTTGCACATGATCTCGTCGGCCACCGGGGAACCCCTTGACGAAGAGTTGCACGTGCGTTTGACCGACCATATTGCCTTCACCGTTTTTCGCCTGCAGAATAACGACCAGATCGAAAATCCGTTTATGATCGAGATTGAGACCCTCTACCCTCAGGAATTGGCGTTGGCCAAGGAAGCAATCAAAATGTTGGAGAAGGCCCTCAATCTCCAAATTCCCGAGGACGAAGCCGGGTTTATTGCCCTGCATATTCATTCTTTAAAAACCAGGGATAAACTCTCCAATTCAGTCAAATACGCTTATATCTGTAATTCGGCTTTGGAGATTATCGAGGATGAGTTGGGGATTGCGGTCGACCGTAAATCCCTTGACTACGCGCGGTTTGCTTCGCATATTCGCTATGCGGTCGAAAGAATTATCAAGGGTAATCCGATTAAAAACGAACTCCTGCCCGCCATCAAGAAGACCTATAAGGACTCCTATCGTTTGGCCAAGTTGGTCGGGAAGATGATGGAAGAAGAGCTCTATGCGGAGGTACCCCAGGAAGAACTGGGCTACCTGACACTCCATATCGAAAGATTAAAAAATGCTCTTGACAACTAACATTTTATTAACTATACTGTAAATGAATATCAATAAATGTTACCACCTGAAACAGCGTGCAACCTGTGGGCATGAGCTGGAGGGTATTCCCTTCGGCTCTTTTTCTTTTGTCAAAAAAAAAATAAAAATTAGGAGGTTAAAAAATGAACGGAAACTTTTTGGGTAAACTGCAACGTCTGGGGAAGGCCTTGATGACCCCGGTGGCAGTGATGCCGGCGGCGGCGCTGTTGCTGCGCTTGGGTTCCGGTGATGTCCTTGATCTGCCCTGGATGGCCAATGCCGGGGCCGCTGTCTTTAACAACCTGCCGCTGTTGTTTGCCATCGGAATTGCCATTGGCTTGGCCGACGAGAACAACGGGGTGGCCGGGCTGGCCGCGGCCGTTGGCTACTGGGTGCTGACTTTGGTGGCCACCACCTTTGATGCGGGCATCAACATGGGTGTCCTCGCCGGTATCATTGCTGGTCTTATCGCTGCGATGATGTACAACAAGTACAAAGCAGTTCGTCTTCCTGATTTCCTCGGGTTCTTTGGCGGGAGAAGGTTTGTGCCGATTATCACTTCATTTGTCGCTTTAATCCTGGGCGTAATTGCCGGTTTTGTCTGGCCGTTGATTCAGAATTACATCAGCACTTTCGGGAATGTGATTGCGACCTCGGGTGCGGTTGGCGGCTTTTTCTTCGGTTTCCTCAACCGCTTGCTGATCCCCTTCGGTTTGCACCACGTGATCAACTCCTTCGCCTGGTTCCAGTTTGGGGAGTATGTTAACGCCGCCGGGCAAACCATCACCGGCGACCTGTCCCGTTTCTTCGCCGGGGACCCCACGGCCGGTGTCTTTATGACCGGTTTCTTCCCGATTATGATGTTTGGTCTCCCCGCTGCTTGTCTGGCGATGATCGCCACGGCCAAACCGGAAAACCGGAAATCTGTCGCCGGTATGCTTCTTGGTGTGGCCTTCACCTCTTTCTTAACCGGGATCACCGAGCCGATCGAGTTCCTCTTCATGTTCTTGGCACCGGTCCTGTACGTCCTGCATGCGCTGTTGAGCGGTATTAGCTTGGCGCTGACCAACGCTTTGGGTATGCGCTGCGGCTTTGGTTTCTCGGCCGGTTTCATCGACTATTTCCTCAACTTCGGGATCTCCGCGAACCCGATTGGCCTTTTGGTGGTCGGTGTCGTCTTTGGTGTGATCTACTACCTTGTCTTCGTCTACTTCATTAAGAAACTGGATATTCCGACTCCAGGCCGGATTACGGAAGAGTCGGCGGTACTGTCCGGGTTAAGCAATACCGAACTGCGCGACCGGGCGGCGGAAGTCCTGGCGGCGCTGGGCGGGAAGGAAAACATCAAAGTGATTGATGCTTGCGTCACCAGAATCCGGATTACCGCGATCGACGGCGAAAAAGTGGATGAAGCCCGCTTGCGGGAACTGGGTGCCACCGCGGTCTTAAAACTGCCGGGGAACAACTTCCAGATTGTCGTAGGGACCGTGGCCGACCCGTTGGTGACCCACATGAAAGCAGTAATGACCGCCAAGAATATCAGCGGTTAAGGAACCCCGAACCCCAAAACTGCAGGAGCCGGACGGCTCCTGCAGTCCTTATAAAAAGACTGTGGTTTAGGAGGAGAAGATGGTAAAAAGACTGCTTGACTGCGATACCTCGGATTTGGCGAAGATGACGAAGGATGAGATCCTCACCGCCATTGCCGCCAGTGAAGGGCGGGTGCTGGTCAGTGAGGTGATTGGCGTCATTCCGCCGCTGCTCTTTGACATCAGCAATGCCGAACTGGTGGCGGCCTGTGGTGCGGATCTTATCCTCCTTAACATGCTTGATCTGGACCAGCCGGACTACTTTGGCCTGCCTCCCCACGAACCGGCTGAAGTCATTAACGTAATTAAAAGGTTGACGGGAAGGTTAATCGGGGTTAATCTGGAAGCAGTCGGTGAAAATACCACTTTACCCCCGGGGCGGCGGGCTTCGGCGGTAAACGCCCGGAAGGCCCGGGCGATGGGGGCGGACTTCATTGTCTTGACGGGGAATCCGGGGACGGCCGCTTCCAACCGGGTGATCAGCAAAGTCCTGGCCGAGATTGCCGGGGAAGTGGGGGATGAACTGATCATTGCCGCCGGGAAAATGCATGCGGCCGGCCTCCGCCACGAAAGTGGCGAACAATTGGTCACCGCCCAGGATGTGGAGGAGTTTATCACCGCCGGTTGTGATATTGTTTTACTGCCCGCGCCGGGGACCGTGCCCGGAATTACCATGGAGTATATCAAAGGCCTGGTGCAGCTGGCCCATTCCCGCGGGGTGCTCACGATGACTACGGTCGGCACTTCCCAGGAAGGGGCTGACGAGCAGACCGTGCGGCAGATAGCCCTGCTGGCCAAGATGACCGGGACCGACTTGCACCACATTGGGGATGCAGGCTACCCCGGAATTGCGGTTCCGGAAAACATAATCGCTTACAGCATAGCGATTCGGGGGCGTCGGCATACCTACCGGCGGATGGCGCGCTCCATCAACCGGTGAGTTAATAGAGGAAAAATGAAAATCCATTGAGGAGTCGGGGTTCGATGAAAGCGATCAAAAACATCAGATTAATTACGACGGAAGGAATCAAAGAAGGCCAAGCGGTGGTCTACGACCAAACTATCCGGGAGGTTCTTCCGGAAAAAGAGCTTCCCGCCGGCTGTACGGTCATGGACGGGGGCGGGGCCTACCTGTCGGCCGGGTTTATTGATCTTCATATCCACGGGTGTGCCGGATACGACACCATGGATGAGGACGACCGGGCTTTAAAGGTCATTGCCGACCGTTTGGTCGCCACCGGGGTGACCGCTTTTCTCCCCACCACGATGACGATGGACCGCGCCCGGATCGAACGGGCCTTGGACCGGATCGCCGCGGCGATGTCCGGCGCGCCGGGCCAAGGGGCGCAAGTATTAGGCTGTAATCTGGAAGGACCTTTTCTCAGCCCGGAAAATAAGGGAGCCCATGATGAACGCTACATGATTGGGCCCGATTTTGCGTGGATCCGGCCCTACCTCGGTGTGATCCGGGTGTTGACCGTTGCCCCGGAACTGGAGGGGGCCTTGGACTTTATCCGGCAACTGGTCGCCGCCGGGGTCGTTGTCTCCATTGGTCATACGAAAGCCACCTATGAAGAAGCGGCCAAGGGGATCGCGGCCGGTGCCTCCCTGATTACTCACCTGTTTAACGCCATGACTCCCCTGCACCATCGCCAACCGGGTGTGGTCGGGGCGGCTCTATCCCATCCGGTGGCCTGTGAAGTGATTGCCGATAACATTCACAGCGTTCCGGAGATCCATAAACTGCTGGTGAAGATTAAACCTGTGACCGAACTGGTCTTGGTGACCGATGCGATGCGGGCCTGCCTCTTGGCGGACGGCACGTATGATTTAGGCGGGATGACCGTCCATGTCAAAGAAGGCCAAGCCCGTCTCGAAAGCGGTACTTTGGCGGGGAGTACGTTGGTGATGAATGTTGCGTTGCGTAATTTCTACCGTAACACCGGGCTTCCCCTGGCGGAGATTGTCAAGATGGCAACTTTAAACCCGGCGCGGATTCTGCGGCTGGCGGACCGGAAAGGGAGTATCGCTCCAGGGAAGGATGCCGACCTGGTCTTGTGGGATGAAGATTTTAATGTTTTAATGACGATTGTGGCGGGCGAAACGGTCTTCACGGGCCGGATCTGAGGTTAAGCGTATTTCTTGTTGCGCGGCAAGGGACGAAAAGGCTTGTTTACGGTAAGAATGCAGTAAATTTGCTGGCGTGTCATGGCAGAAATAATCCCGGAGTTTTTCAGGCAAAGAAGGAGGACGGAAGATGCTAAACTTCTTCAAAAAAGATAAAATTATAGAAATTAAAGCACCGGTCAGGGGAGAGGCCGTTGACCTCAGTGTTGTCCCGGATCCGGTCTTTGCGGATAAGATGGTTGGTGACGGTTTGGCCTTTAAACCGGAGGAGGGAGTGCTTTACGCCCCGGTCGACGGTGAAGTGGTGCAGGTTTTCCCAACCAAGCACGCTCTTGGGCTACGGACGAAAGAAGGGTTGGAGGTTTTAATCCATATCGGGATCGATACGGTGGAGATGCGGGGTGAGGGCTTTACCAGCTTTGTCGAGCCCAAGCAGTGGGTTAAAGCCGGCGACAAGCTGTTGGAGTTTGATCTGGAATTGATCGCCGCCAAAGGGAAATCCACGCTCAGCCCGCTCGTGATCGCCAATATGCCGGTGGTCAAAGAGCTTAAAAGTTGCTTGGGGCCGGTCACCCCGCGGACAACGGTGATAAAAGTGAAGCTCTAGCGTTCAACGGGCACCAGTTTGCGTTTGGTCAGGCCTTCAAATTGACACGGGAAATAGCGGTCGCTAGATAATCATA comes from Capillibacterium thermochitinicola and encodes:
- a CDS encoding BglG family transcription antiterminator, translating into MPAEYAVIKPFNNNVVLAKHQGTEKILIKKGIGFSAKPGDRIPADTDFERVFVIENPETSQRFKQIVAENDARLVGVCEEILHMISSATGEPLDEELHVRLTDHIAFTVFRLQNNDQIENPFMIEIETLYPQELALAKEAIKMLEKALNLQIPEDEAGFIALHIHSLKTRDKLSNSVKYAYICNSALEIIEDELGIAVDRKSLDYARFASHIRYAVERIIKGNPIKNELLPAIKKTYKDSYRLAKLVGKMMEEELYAEVPQEELGYLTLHIERLKNALDN
- a CDS encoding DUF7916 family protein; this translates as MVKRLLDCDTSDLAKMTKDEILTAIAASEGRVLVSEVIGVIPPLLFDISNAELVAACGADLILLNMLDLDQPDYFGLPPHEPAEVINVIKRLTGRLIGVNLEAVGENTTLPPGRRASAVNARKARAMGADFIVLTGNPGTAASNRVISKVLAEIAGEVGDELIIAAGKMHAAGLRHESGEQLVTAQDVEEFITAGCDIVLLPAPGTVPGITMEYIKGLVQLAHSRGVLTMTTVGTSQEGADEQTVRQIALLAKMTGTDLHHIGDAGYPGIAVPENIIAYSIAIRGRRHTYRRMARSINR
- the nagE gene encoding N-acetylglucosamine-specific PTS transporter subunit IIBC; translated protein: MNGNFLGKLQRLGKALMTPVAVMPAAALLLRLGSGDVLDLPWMANAGAAVFNNLPLLFAIGIAIGLADENNGVAGLAAAVGYWVLTLVATTFDAGINMGVLAGIIAGLIAAMMYNKYKAVRLPDFLGFFGGRRFVPIITSFVALILGVIAGFVWPLIQNYISTFGNVIATSGAVGGFFFGFLNRLLIPFGLHHVINSFAWFQFGEYVNAAGQTITGDLSRFFAGDPTAGVFMTGFFPIMMFGLPAACLAMIATAKPENRKSVAGMLLGVAFTSFLTGITEPIEFLFMFLAPVLYVLHALLSGISLALTNALGMRCGFGFSAGFIDYFLNFGISANPIGLLVVGVVFGVIYYLVFVYFIKKLDIPTPGRITEESAVLSGLSNTELRDRAAEVLAALGGKENIKVIDACVTRIRITAIDGEKVDEARLRELGATAVLKLPGNNFQIVVGTVADPLVTHMKAVMTAKNISG
- a CDS encoding PTS sugar transporter subunit IIA; translated protein: MLNFFKKDKIIEIKAPVRGEAVDLSVVPDPVFADKMVGDGLAFKPEEGVLYAPVDGEVVQVFPTKHALGLRTKEGLEVLIHIGIDTVEMRGEGFTSFVEPKQWVKAGDKLLEFDLELIAAKGKSTLSPLVIANMPVVKELKSCLGPVTPRTTVIKVKL
- the nagA gene encoding N-acetylglucosamine-6-phosphate deacetylase gives rise to the protein MKAIKNIRLITTEGIKEGQAVVYDQTIREVLPEKELPAGCTVMDGGGAYLSAGFIDLHIHGCAGYDTMDEDDRALKVIADRLVATGVTAFLPTTMTMDRARIERALDRIAAAMSGAPGQGAQVLGCNLEGPFLSPENKGAHDERYMIGPDFAWIRPYLGVIRVLTVAPELEGALDFIRQLVAAGVVVSIGHTKATYEEAAKGIAAGASLITHLFNAMTPLHHRQPGVVGAALSHPVACEVIADNIHSVPEIHKLLVKIKPVTELVLVTDAMRACLLADGTYDLGGMTVHVKEGQARLESGTLAGSTLVMNVALRNFYRNTGLPLAEIVKMATLNPARILRLADRKGSIAPGKDADLVLWDEDFNVLMTIVAGETVFTGRI
- the ptsP gene encoding phosphoenolpyruvate--protein phosphotransferase, whose protein sequence is MYKGIPASSGIAICPALVLPKKQFQLEKRTIQDVAAEKERFHQALAATKTRIDGFIEAARAQEQTESAQIFKAHRLFLEDPELISRVENQITQEKVNAEFALETTVNFYLDILAKSNNAYFRERATDLRDVANHILQFLAVNGPQIPQIKEDCIIVTDELTPSDTALLPLDKVQGFVTEVGGPTSHTAIIARSLELPAVVGVKKITPSVQSGDLIIIDGEQGLVLVNPDPDTVEGYRQRQEAFLRQKKELFSLKGLAARTKNGQTIKLLANIGGPWELPKALEYGADGIGLYRTEYLFLNRETLPTEEEQFQAYKEVLAKMEGKPVVIRTIDIGGDKNMPALNLEPEMNPFLGCRGIRFCLKNKALFTTQLRALYRASVHGQLKIMFPMISSLEEFRAAVKCAEEVRAELIAEGHSVSGRVPIGIMVEVPSAAIITDLFAKEVDFVSIGTNDLIQYTLAVDRMNKQISHLYSPFHPAVLRLIKLVIDQARKGRIEVSMCGEMAGDPRFTSLLIGLGLESFSMSPSALLAVKKQIRALKNSTAKALAKKVLALSTAEQIRAALEDKEERSDSSCGS